In Cydia fagiglandana chromosome 16, ilCydFagi1.1, whole genome shotgun sequence, the following are encoded in one genomic region:
- the LOC134671771 gene encoding thrombospondin-4-B-like, with the protein MIHESDFWPGHYRKPRTPKPTVDVKWPTRRTRPKSTPKMPRLTSKPRTERPTTKGTITKSTTTKSTTTTTEATTTDPSQSNEDNSDVERIDVDICPDDEDQETAIEVPDSCANVSNETISSSDYMKVDLHPDFIEDGSPVWMVYSGGQKITSKIRADAGLVVGCKAYAGLDFSGNVVVRNRHDDDFIGIVFGYRSNSQFYLVSWKAKSDKYWIGWPSVVKADAGLHIKLVNSSTGPGAYMRNALYSTESVKDQVKLLWQDPNKQGWKHLLIYSWQLIHRPRIGLIRIKVFRLGNLIVDSGNVFDKTIKGGRIGVYAFSQETIEWHKMKYQCNDKIPKNIMAELPPDLQKISVVDNFYTWNNVSGPK; encoded by the exons ATGATACATg AAAGTGATTTTTGGCCAGGCCACTACCGAAAACCTCGAACGCCAAAACCAACAGTTGACGTAAAATGGCCGACAAGACGTACGAGACCGAAATCTACACCAAAAATGCCGCGGTTAACCAGTAAACCACGAACCGAGAGGCCGACTACGAAGGGTACCATTACGAAGAGTACCACTACGAAGAGTACCACTACTACTACAGAAGCTACCACCACCGATCCGTCGCAATCGAACGAAGATAATAGTG ACGTGGAAAGGATAGACGTAGATATATGTCCAGACGACGAAGACCAAGAAACTGCTATCGAAGTGCCAGATTCCTGCGCCAACGTCAGCAACGAAACAATATCTAGTTC AGACTACATGAAGGTAGATTTGCACCCAGACTTCATAGAAGACGGGTCCCCAGTGTGGATGGTGTACAGCGGAGGCCAGAAGATAACGTCAAAAATACGGGCCGACGCCGGCCTCGTGGTGGGGTGCAAGGCCTACGCTGGCCTCGACTTCTCTGGAAACGTTGTTGTCAGGAATAGACATGATGATGACTTTATAGGAATTGTATTCGG CTATCGCAGCAACAGTCAGTTTTACTTAGTGTCGTGGAAAGCGAAATCAGACAAGTACTGGATAGGCTGGCCTTCCGTGGTGAAGGCGGATGCGGGGCTGCATATTAAGCTGGTCAACTCGTCGACGGGCCCCGGCGCCTATATGAGGAACGCGCTTTACAGCACCGAGTCGGTTAAAGATCAG GTGAAACTCCTTTGGCAAGACCCAAACAAACAAGGCTGGAAGCACTTGCTAATATATTCCTGGCAGCTCATTCACCGGCCTCGCATCGGCCTCATCCGTATAAAGGTGTTCAGACTCGGCAACCTCATAGTCGACTCTGGAAACGTCTTTGATAAAACAATTAAAGGAGGCAGGATTGGAGTATATGCGTTTTCCCAGGAAACTATCGAGTGGCACAAGATGAAATACCAATGCAACG ATAAAATACCTAAGAACATAATGGCAGAACTACCTCCAGACTTACAAAAGATATCGGTCGTAGATAATTTTTACACTTGGAATAACGTAAGCGGgccaaaataa